From the genome of Gemmatimonas phototrophica, one region includes:
- a CDS encoding heavy metal translocating P-type ATPase — MSTEALRFAAAAPTATDTACTHCGLAVPEGLVDAQSDRQFCCTGCHTAFTILHEHGLDSYYGFAERREAPVRASGRSYEEFDHPAFAQLYVTTTAEGLARTELYLEGVHCASCVWLVERIPLLQSGVVRAELDVRRSLAVVEWDASVVPLSTVARSLDLLGYPPHPFRGVARDDMRRREDRAMLVRIGMAGAIAINVMLAALALYAGEVNGMESRFTTFFRWVSFAITVPAFIWPGRVFFTGAWASLRTKSLHMDLPIAIALAAGLVRGSINTFTGEGPIYFDGLAILIFALLVGRFLQQRGQRMAADAAELLHAIAPSTARIVEQDIIREVPAEALLPGMVLDVRAGETFAADGLVQAGASSVNAALLTGESRPTSVVVGMPVFAGTLNIEAPLRILVEQAGETSRIAKLLRQVEDSAKRRAPIVQMANRLAGIFTAVVLVAALATFVIKTQLNAPAALDDAIALLIVTCPCALALATPLAITVAVGRAAGNGMLIKGGDALELLATPGTLVLDKTGTITEGRTALTSWVGPEWVKPLVLALEEGSSHPLADGFRRAWPGLDTPPVERSQHVVGGGLEGVINGQIIRVGSPRFVAQTLTETPDHLLAAITALDPTHTPVHIAIDGVLVALAGLGDQIREDALASLQQLRARGWRTVMLSGDATDVVASVGRVLQFDAQDAIGVASPEDKLAFIERCKKAGTVVMVGDGVNDAAAIAAASVGIGVHGGAEACLATADIYLTRPGLSALVELTEGARRTMRVIRRNIAFSIGYNLIGAGMAMVGLLTPLIAAVLMPTSSITVVLGSWYGHTFARRPRGAAAISENVA; from the coding sequence ATGTCCACTGAGGCGCTGCGCTTTGCGGCGGCGGCACCGACGGCCACGGACACTGCCTGTACGCACTGCGGCCTCGCCGTACCGGAAGGACTGGTCGATGCGCAGAGCGACCGACAGTTCTGCTGTACCGGTTGCCACACGGCGTTCACCATTCTGCACGAGCACGGGCTCGATTCGTATTACGGATTCGCCGAGCGTCGCGAGGCGCCCGTCCGCGCATCCGGACGCAGTTACGAGGAATTCGATCATCCGGCCTTCGCACAGTTGTATGTGACGACCACCGCCGAAGGGCTCGCGCGCACGGAACTGTATCTCGAAGGCGTGCACTGCGCCTCGTGCGTGTGGCTGGTGGAGCGCATTCCGTTACTGCAGTCGGGGGTGGTTCGCGCCGAGCTCGATGTGCGACGGTCACTGGCCGTGGTGGAATGGGACGCCAGCGTGGTGCCGTTGTCCACGGTGGCCCGTTCCCTCGACCTGCTGGGCTATCCGCCGCATCCATTTCGCGGCGTAGCCCGCGACGACATGCGGCGGCGCGAAGATCGCGCCATGCTGGTGCGTATCGGTATGGCCGGCGCCATTGCAATCAATGTGATGCTGGCCGCACTCGCGCTCTACGCCGGCGAAGTGAACGGCATGGAGTCGCGCTTCACCACCTTCTTCCGGTGGGTGAGCTTCGCCATCACGGTACCGGCGTTCATCTGGCCCGGGCGTGTGTTTTTCACCGGGGCGTGGGCTTCGCTCCGCACGAAGTCGCTGCACATGGACCTGCCCATCGCCATCGCGCTGGCGGCAGGGCTGGTGCGCGGGTCCATCAACACCTTCACGGGCGAAGGCCCCATCTATTTCGATGGCCTCGCGATCCTGATTTTTGCGTTGCTGGTGGGACGGTTCCTGCAACAGCGGGGGCAGCGCATGGCGGCGGACGCCGCGGAACTGTTGCACGCCATTGCGCCATCGACCGCGCGCATCGTTGAGCAGGACATCATTCGGGAAGTTCCGGCCGAAGCGTTGCTGCCCGGCATGGTGCTGGATGTGCGCGCCGGCGAAACGTTCGCCGCCGACGGCCTGGTGCAGGCTGGCGCCTCCAGCGTGAACGCCGCCCTGCTCACCGGGGAGTCGCGCCCCACCTCCGTCGTGGTGGGCATGCCCGTGTTCGCCGGCACGCTCAACATCGAAGCGCCGCTGCGCATTCTGGTGGAGCAGGCAGGAGAAACGAGCCGCATTGCCAAACTGCTGCGGCAGGTGGAAGACAGCGCCAAGCGGCGCGCGCCCATTGTGCAGATGGCCAACCGGCTCGCCGGCATCTTTACGGCGGTGGTGCTGGTGGCGGCGCTGGCCACCTTTGTCATCAAGACGCAACTCAACGCACCGGCTGCGTTGGATGACGCCATTGCGCTGCTCATTGTGACCTGCCCCTGCGCACTCGCGCTGGCGACCCCGCTGGCCATTACCGTGGCGGTGGGACGCGCGGCCGGCAATGGGATGCTGATCAAGGGAGGCGACGCGTTGGAGTTGCTGGCCACCCCGGGGACGCTGGTGCTCGACAAGACCGGCACCATTACGGAGGGGCGCACGGCGCTCACGTCGTGGGTGGGGCCGGAGTGGGTAAAACCGCTGGTGCTCGCTCTCGAAGAGGGCTCGTCGCATCCCCTCGCGGATGGCTTCCGCCGCGCCTGGCCCGGGCTGGACACCCCTCCGGTGGAGCGCTCACAGCATGTGGTGGGGGGCGGACTGGAAGGCGTGATCAACGGGCAGATCATTCGTGTGGGCTCGCCGCGCTTTGTGGCGCAGACCCTCACGGAAACGCCCGACCACCTGCTCGCCGCGATCACGGCGCTCGACCCCACACACACCCCAGTGCACATCGCAATCGATGGCGTGCTCGTTGCACTGGCTGGTCTTGGCGATCAGATCCGCGAGGATGCACTCGCCTCACTGCAGCAGTTACGGGCACGCGGGTGGCGGACCGTAATGCTGAGTGGAGATGCAACGGATGTCGTGGCGTCGGTGGGTCGGGTGCTTCAGTTTGATGCGCAAGATGCCATCGGCGTCGCGTCGCCGGAGGACAAGCTGGCGTTCATTGAGCGGTGCAAAAAGGCCGGAACGGTCGTCATGGTCGGCGACGGTGTGAACGACGCCGCCGCGATTGCCGCCGCCAGTGTGGGCATTGGCGTCCACGGCGGCGCTGAGGCGTGTCTCGCCACGGCCGATATCTACCTCACTCGGCCGGGGCTGTCCGCACTGGTGGAGCTCACCGAAGGCGCGCGCCGCACCATGCGGGTCATCCGTCGCAACATCGCGTTTTCGATCGGCTATAATCTCATTGGCGCCGGCATGGCGATGGTGGGGCTGTTGACCCCGCTCATTGCCGCCGTGCTCATGCCCACCAGCTCCATTACGGTCGTGTTGGGAAGCTGGTACGGTCACACTTTTGCCCGTCGCCCCCGGGGCGCTGCGGCTATTTCGGAGAACGTGGCATGA
- the ccoS gene encoding cbb3-type cytochrome oxidase assembly protein CcoS, producing the protein MSVLFLVLPLALIVVGAAVAAFVWSARSGQYDDLDTPAVRMLRDEGR; encoded by the coding sequence ATGAGCGTGCTGTTCCTGGTCCTCCCGCTGGCCCTCATCGTGGTCGGCGCCGCCGTGGCCGCCTTTGTCTGGAGCGCCCGCAGCGGGCAGTACGACGACCTCGATACCCCGGCCGTCCGCATGCTGCGGGACGAAGGGCGGTAA
- a CDS encoding J domain-containing protein: MLHVQPDAPLEVIRAAYRALIVLHHPDAGGSHERAVLINSAWSVLSDPDARARYDATLPPRRGVPVWPSSMAAPPDAGPLNRCLFCHDTVPTDTVRCPRCQAPLARVAPVPRPAHTPANPDERRRLRRIDRADWGRLYLSPADEGIDIRLRDLSLDGVSLYIGQPLTVGQRLRVTAARFDAVLDIVGCWARANIWVASGRFVTVDLSGAH, from the coding sequence TTGCTCCATGTACAACCGGATGCCCCACTCGAGGTCATCCGGGCGGCGTATCGTGCCCTGATTGTGCTGCATCACCCCGATGCCGGGGGGAGCCATGAGCGTGCCGTACTCATCAATTCGGCATGGAGCGTCCTGAGCGACCCGGACGCCCGGGCCCGCTACGACGCCACCTTGCCCCCCAGGCGAGGGGTACCCGTCTGGCCATCGAGCATGGCCGCCCCACCGGATGCGGGGCCGCTCAACCGCTGCCTGTTCTGCCACGACACGGTTCCAACGGACACTGTGCGTTGCCCGCGCTGCCAGGCACCACTGGCGCGAGTGGCCCCCGTGCCACGCCCGGCGCACACCCCTGCCAACCCGGACGAACGGCGTCGGTTACGACGCATCGACCGGGCCGACTGGGGACGCCTGTACCTCTCGCCCGCCGATGAGGGCATCGATATCCGCTTGCGCGATCTCTCCCTCGATGGCGTCAGCCTGTACATCGGTCAGCCGCTGACGGTTGGCCAGCGGCTCCGGGTAACGGCCGCACGATTCGACGCCGTGCTCGACATCGTCGGCTGCTGGGCACGTGCGAACATCTGGGTCGCCAGCGGGCGCTTTGTCACGGTGGATCTGAGCGGCGCCCACTAG
- a CDS encoding universal stress protein, whose protein sequence is MSASHTMSELLSGFAPVQVPSGPILVASDTSPASDAAFPMARVLAGQTSAAVQVISALRPNAMPTYAFDAVPYPVAPTPDMLDGRASLVSQQMQRLVPAVAPWPVVVRTGDPVREIVERAKALDARLVVVGRGRHGMLERVLGGESVLRMLQLGDTPVLAVESTLESLPKRVVVATDFSVFSVYAAQVALGLVAPQATIELVHVAPSLSEVGPVMRDFAAEYRQQVKVSFAALVDRLQRPGLVFETTLLEGNASTRLVDHLRTHPADLVVSATHGYGFLRRMMLGSVTAELVRSAPCSVLCVPGSARTLAAARAQAAALHDSTRQLPMATLDAELGAFSARHRGRACSVEVNQRDVGAHVIGHHLALAGLTYEREGHVITLMFGPSSEAGRHLSHQVQGCQLVELVQDGQGHDQLLRIAHEGGQTWVLLE, encoded by the coding sequence ATGTCTGCCAGCCACACCATGAGTGAGTTGCTGAGCGGTTTCGCGCCCGTGCAGGTGCCCAGTGGTCCCATTCTGGTCGCCAGTGATACGAGTCCGGCCTCCGACGCGGCCTTCCCCATGGCGCGTGTCCTGGCGGGGCAGACGAGTGCGGCGGTGCAGGTCATCAGCGCGCTGCGGCCCAACGCGATGCCGACCTACGCGTTTGACGCCGTGCCGTACCCGGTGGCCCCCACCCCCGACATGCTGGACGGTCGGGCGTCCTTGGTGTCGCAGCAGATGCAGCGCCTGGTCCCCGCCGTGGCCCCGTGGCCGGTGGTGGTGCGCACCGGTGATCCGGTGCGCGAGATCGTGGAGCGGGCCAAGGCGCTGGATGCGCGGCTGGTAGTTGTGGGCCGCGGTCGTCACGGCATGCTGGAGCGCGTGTTGGGCGGCGAGTCGGTGCTGCGCATGCTGCAGCTCGGAGACACGCCGGTGCTGGCGGTGGAGTCCACGCTGGAGTCGCTGCCGAAGCGCGTGGTGGTAGCCACGGACTTCAGCGTGTTCAGCGTGTACGCGGCGCAGGTCGCGCTGGGGCTGGTGGCGCCGCAGGCCACCATTGAACTCGTGCACGTGGCGCCCAGTCTGAGCGAGGTGGGGCCGGTGATGCGCGACTTCGCGGCGGAGTACCGTCAGCAGGTGAAGGTCAGCTTCGCGGCGCTGGTGGATCGGTTGCAGCGTCCCGGGCTGGTCTTCGAGACGACCCTGCTGGAAGGGAACGCGTCCACGCGTCTGGTGGATCATCTGCGAACACATCCGGCGGATCTGGTGGTCTCGGCCACACACGGCTACGGTTTCCTGCGTCGCATGATGCTGGGGAGTGTGACGGCGGAGCTGGTGCGGTCGGCCCCGTGTTCGGTGCTCTGCGTGCCCGGGTCGGCGCGCACGCTGGCGGCGGCGCGGGCGCAGGCTGCCGCGCTTCACGACAGCACGCGGCAGCTGCCGATGGCCACACTCGATGCGGAACTGGGGGCGTTCAGCGCCCGGCACCGTGGACGGGCCTGTTCCGTAGAGGTGAATCAGCGCGATGTCGGTGCGCATGTCATCGGCCATCACCTTGCGCTGGCGGGGCTGACGTACGAACGCGAGGGGCACGTCATCACGCTCATGTTCGGCCCGTCGTCAGAGGCGGGTCGGCACCTGTCGCACCAGGTGCAGGGGTGCCAGCTGGTGGAGTTGGTTCAGGATGGCCAGGGACACGACCAGCTGCTGCGTATTGCCCATGAGGGAGGGCAGACCTGGGTGCTGCTGGAGTAG
- a CDS encoding ABC-F family ATP-binding cassette domain-containing protein — MPLPSAIPPLLAAHDLTVTTPDGTPLLQRISLSLGAERVGLIGPNGAGKSTLLRVLAHRERPARGEVVSRGRVALLEQHRPSAPGGTVAELLGVADVLQALERCDRGECTAQDLTCIGDRWQLRQQLDELLASLAFAPAVLQREQTSLSGGERSRLRLAAQLLTAPDVLLLDEPTNDLDSQGRGALYDLLAQWRGGVLVASHDRDLLHRMDRLLIIERTQLRAFGGGYAAWAEAEEADAQRRRSHANQAKAELARVTRHAQVVRERQARRDAHGVRERDTGSQSKLLLNAQRERSEGTSARLRDTTARLQQEAREGWRQARAALDERDPIQIVMPAGRIAEGSCVVQCTDVAIDAAPGVPLLRQVTFAVRGAARVAFRGPNGVGKSTLLRMLVGEHPVVAGTVYRGVPRADWAWLDQHTWLLNPEHTVLEAHAAAQQWTGEHAKGQARALLAHFGFRGDLVGRRIDTLSGGERVRAALACALGTLSGDDAPRCLVLDEPTNHLDLESLAALEQALTSWRGALLVVSHDARFLAALGVSTTYEVADWRPERRDR, encoded by the coding sequence ATGCCTCTGCCATCGGCAATTCCGCCCCTGCTGGCGGCGCACGATCTCACCGTCACCACCCCTGACGGCACACCGCTCCTTCAACGCATTTCGCTGAGCCTTGGCGCGGAGCGCGTTGGCCTGATTGGTCCCAACGGGGCCGGCAAAAGTACCTTGCTGCGGGTCCTCGCTCATCGCGAACGTCCCGCCCGCGGCGAGGTCGTGTCCCGTGGTCGAGTGGCGCTTCTCGAACAGCACCGGCCTTCTGCCCCGGGTGGAACTGTCGCCGAGCTGCTGGGGGTCGCGGACGTGCTTCAGGCGCTCGAACGGTGCGACCGGGGCGAGTGTACCGCGCAGGATCTCACGTGCATTGGCGATCGGTGGCAGCTGCGCCAGCAGCTCGACGAGCTGCTGGCATCACTGGCGTTCGCTCCGGCGGTTCTGCAACGCGAACAGACTTCACTCAGCGGTGGAGAGCGCTCCCGCCTGCGGCTGGCGGCGCAGCTGCTCACGGCCCCTGATGTGCTGCTGCTGGATGAGCCCACGAACGACCTGGATAGTCAGGGGCGCGGTGCACTGTACGATCTGCTCGCCCAATGGCGTGGTGGCGTACTGGTGGCGTCGCATGATCGCGATTTGCTGCACCGTATGGATCGGTTGCTCATCATAGAGCGGACGCAGCTGCGCGCGTTTGGTGGCGGGTATGCCGCGTGGGCAGAGGCTGAGGAAGCGGACGCCCAGCGCCGACGGTCCCACGCCAATCAGGCCAAGGCGGAATTGGCACGCGTTACCCGACACGCGCAGGTGGTCCGCGAGCGACAGGCTCGGCGTGATGCGCACGGCGTCCGGGAACGTGACACGGGCAGTCAATCCAAACTGTTGCTGAATGCGCAGCGCGAGCGCAGCGAAGGCACCAGTGCACGACTACGCGATACCACGGCTCGTTTGCAGCAGGAGGCCCGTGAGGGGTGGCGGCAGGCCCGTGCTGCGCTGGATGAGCGCGATCCCATACAGATCGTCATGCCGGCAGGGCGTATCGCCGAGGGGAGCTGTGTGGTGCAGTGCACCGACGTCGCCATTGATGCAGCCCCTGGGGTCCCGCTGCTGCGTCAGGTGACGTTCGCGGTACGTGGCGCCGCACGGGTGGCCTTCCGCGGTCCGAACGGCGTGGGGAAAAGCACGCTGCTGCGCATGCTCGTCGGTGAGCATCCCGTGGTGGCGGGTACGGTGTACCGTGGCGTCCCGCGTGCTGACTGGGCCTGGCTGGATCAACACACGTGGCTGCTCAACCCGGAGCACACCGTGCTGGAGGCGCACGCGGCGGCGCAGCAGTGGACCGGAGAGCATGCCAAGGGCCAGGCGCGGGCGTTGCTGGCTCATTTCGGTTTTCGCGGCGATCTGGTGGGGCGGCGCATCGATACCCTGAGCGGCGGCGAACGCGTTCGCGCGGCACTCGCGTGCGCGCTGGGGACCTTGAGCGGTGATGACGCGCCTCGCTGTCTGGTGCTGGATGAGCCAACCAACCACCTGGATCTCGAGAGCCTGGCGGCGCTGGAACAGGCGCTGACATCATGGCGCGGCGCGCTGCTGGTGGTGTCGCACGATGCCCGTTTTCTCGCCGCGCTGGGGGTCTCCACGACCTACGAGGTTGCCGACTGGCGCCCTGAACGCAGAGACCGCTAG
- a CDS encoding amidohydrolase, translated as MRLSLFAVTAASLLLSQSASAQTTPATELSKLIETKLTAVMPKVVAWRRDIHEHPELSFEEKRTAALVAEHLRALGIEVQAPIGKTGVVGILRGGKPGPVVALRADMDGLPVTELVDLPFKSKVRTQWQGQEVGVMHACGHDNHVAILMGAAEVLAGMKAQIPGTIKFLFQPAEEGLGGAAAMVADGALANPAPSAVFGLHVWPNEVGQIAIRQGPIMAAAGNFKIIVKGRQTHGSQPWSGVDPIVVSSQIVLGLQTIASRQVNVAYLPSVLTVGQIAGGNRSNIIPDSVVMVGTLRTFDDNMRADIAMRIKRTAEDIARSGGATAIVEIDKGGLVTSNDSSLTDRMLPTLRRAANGNVAFINPVMGSEDFPVFAQKIPGVFFFLGVTPKGTDLSKVAVNHSPLFFADEGALVTGVRTMASVAVEYLSMNAGKKSAN; from the coding sequence ATGCGCCTTTCTCTCTTTGCCGTCACGGCAGCGTCCTTGCTGCTCAGCCAGTCGGCCTCGGCCCAGACGACACCCGCGACGGAACTGTCCAAGCTCATTGAAACCAAGCTGACCGCCGTGATGCCCAAGGTCGTGGCGTGGCGTCGGGATATCCATGAGCATCCGGAGCTGAGCTTTGAAGAAAAGCGCACGGCCGCGCTGGTCGCTGAACATTTGCGTGCTCTCGGGATTGAAGTGCAGGCGCCGATTGGCAAAACAGGCGTCGTGGGCATTCTGCGTGGAGGGAAGCCGGGTCCGGTCGTGGCGTTGCGCGCCGATATGGATGGTCTTCCCGTGACGGAACTTGTTGACTTGCCCTTCAAGAGCAAGGTGCGTACGCAGTGGCAGGGGCAGGAGGTCGGTGTCATGCACGCCTGCGGGCATGACAATCATGTGGCCATTCTCATGGGCGCCGCTGAAGTGCTGGCCGGCATGAAGGCACAGATTCCCGGCACGATCAAGTTTCTCTTTCAGCCCGCCGAAGAAGGGCTGGGTGGAGCGGCAGCCATGGTGGCCGATGGCGCACTCGCGAACCCGGCGCCGAGCGCGGTGTTCGGCTTGCACGTTTGGCCCAACGAAGTGGGGCAGATTGCCATCCGTCAGGGCCCCATCATGGCGGCGGCCGGAAACTTCAAGATCATTGTGAAGGGCCGGCAGACGCACGGCTCACAGCCGTGGTCGGGCGTCGATCCCATTGTGGTGTCCTCGCAGATCGTGCTGGGACTGCAGACGATTGCCAGCCGTCAGGTGAACGTGGCGTATCTGCCCAGCGTGCTCACGGTGGGGCAGATCGCCGGTGGCAATCGCAGCAACATCATTCCCGACAGTGTGGTGATGGTGGGCACGTTGCGCACGTTCGACGACAACATGCGGGCAGACATTGCCATGCGCATCAAGCGTACGGCGGAAGACATTGCCCGCTCAGGCGGCGCCACGGCCATTGTGGAAATCGACAAGGGTGGGCTGGTCACGTCGAATGATTCGTCGCTCACCGATCGCATGCTGCCCACGCTGCGCCGGGCTGCCAACGGCAACGTGGCGTTCATCAATCCGGTCATGGGCTCGGAAGACTTCCCGGTCTTCGCGCAGAAGATTCCCGGCGTGTTCTTCTTTCTCGGGGTGACTCCCAAGGGCACTGACCTGTCCAAGGTGGCGGTGAATCATTCGCCGCTGTTCTTTGCCGACGAAGGGGCGCTTGTGACTGGTGTGCGCACCATGGCGAGTGTGGCCGTGGAATATCTCAGCATGAACGCCGGTAAGAAGTCGGCGAACTAA
- a CDS encoding cytochrome c peroxidase, with protein sequence MYTNRVTSLLFAGLLLTACADSTSDQATTTSGDPRAMQVAAIWRADLDSLASRVEQLDSALAAMSSPASIAQARAVFVDARRAFKHAELGLEYYAATSTREMNGPALPEVEENDGPEAVFAPTGFQVIEEGLFGDEPLAERDALVQETRTLRQILARVQTLMRTQVVTDDRVWDAIKLEIARIVSLGITGFDSPVAGLSLAEADDALEGVARSLTPYRTSASAWGTLDSALTDARVMLRTTTDRESFDHFTFIVDHANPLARAVRAVRTSLGIGTPIERRAFRMDAVTLFDSAAFDLLAFAPLDAKMATAAQVELGRRLFHDTRLSGDDRRACSTCHLPEKAFTDGLKVNRSRGGAPLARNTPTVINSGLQLGVFSDLRTTYLEDQVTDVVENVDEMHGSLDAIALSLGRDSSLAAQFRMAFFDEPARGDTMVSAARIRTALAAYQRSLTRLDSPVDQALRGNVAVLNDSARIGFNVFVGKGKCATCHFLPLTNGTVPPFYQKSDVEVLGTPVQAVTRRATVDPDVGRYRLSRAAPHKYAFRTPSIRNVALTAPYMHNGVYQTLEQVVDFYNRGGGAGIGITLDNQTLPPDPLNLSATEQRALVVFMRALTDTAGTQRR encoded by the coding sequence ATGTACACGAATCGCGTAACCTCACTCTTGTTCGCCGGGCTGCTGTTGACCGCCTGCGCCGACTCCACTTCCGACCAGGCGACGACAACGTCCGGCGATCCGCGAGCCATGCAAGTCGCCGCCATCTGGCGCGCCGATCTCGACTCCTTGGCCTCACGCGTCGAGCAGCTCGACTCCGCGCTCGCTGCCATGTCGTCACCGGCATCGATTGCGCAGGCCCGCGCGGTATTCGTGGATGCCCGACGGGCGTTCAAGCACGCCGAGCTCGGCCTTGAATACTACGCCGCCACGTCGACACGTGAGATGAACGGCCCGGCGCTCCCTGAAGTCGAGGAGAACGACGGGCCTGAGGCAGTGTTTGCGCCTACCGGCTTCCAGGTCATCGAAGAAGGGCTCTTTGGTGACGAGCCACTTGCTGAGCGTGACGCGCTGGTGCAGGAAACGCGCACATTGCGCCAGATCCTTGCGCGCGTCCAGACACTCATGCGGACACAAGTCGTGACCGACGACCGTGTCTGGGATGCCATCAAGCTCGAGATTGCCCGTATCGTATCGCTCGGTATCACCGGCTTCGATTCGCCGGTGGCGGGGCTCTCACTGGCCGAAGCGGACGACGCGCTTGAAGGGGTGGCACGATCACTCACGCCGTATCGTACGTCGGCATCAGCATGGGGCACGCTTGATTCCGCGCTGACTGACGCGAGGGTCATGCTGCGGACGACAACGGATCGGGAGTCGTTCGATCACTTCACCTTCATTGTCGACCACGCCAACCCGCTCGCTCGCGCGGTGCGCGCCGTTCGGACCTCGCTTGGGATTGGTACGCCCATCGAGCGGCGGGCTTTCCGCATGGACGCCGTAACGCTCTTCGATTCAGCGGCGTTTGACCTTCTGGCCTTCGCTCCGCTGGACGCCAAGATGGCGACCGCCGCACAGGTGGAGCTTGGTCGTCGGCTATTTCATGACACGCGCCTTTCGGGTGATGATCGACGTGCTTGCAGCACCTGCCACTTGCCCGAGAAGGCGTTTACCGATGGCCTGAAGGTCAATCGGTCCCGCGGCGGCGCGCCGTTGGCGCGCAACACGCCTACCGTCATCAACAGCGGGCTGCAGCTTGGCGTCTTTTCCGATCTGCGCACCACCTATCTCGAAGATCAGGTGACCGATGTCGTCGAGAATGTCGACGAGATGCACGGGAGTCTGGATGCGATTGCACTCTCGCTCGGGCGCGATTCGTCGCTGGCGGCGCAGTTCCGAATGGCGTTCTTCGACGAGCCCGCGCGTGGCGACACAATGGTTTCCGCGGCGCGGATTCGGACAGCGTTGGCCGCGTACCAGCGTAGTCTGACTCGACTTGATTCACCGGTCGACCAGGCCTTGCGAGGCAACGTGGCCGTCTTGAATGACAGCGCCCGCATTGGCTTCAACGTGTTTGTCGGAAAGGGCAAATGTGCCACCTGCCACTTCCTGCCGTTAACCAACGGTACCGTCCCGCCGTTCTATCAGAAGTCAGACGTGGAGGTGCTCGGAACCCCGGTGCAGGCGGTGACACGACGCGCCACGGTAGATCCGGATGTGGGTCGGTATCGCCTGTCGCGCGCGGCACCGCATAAATACGCCTTCCGCACGCCGTCCATACGCAACGTAGCGCTCACGGCGCCGTACATGCACAACGGTGTGTATCAGACGCTGGAGCAGGTTGTGGACTTCTACAATCGTGGTGGTGGCGCCGGCATTGGCATAACGCTGGATAACCAGACGTTGCCGCCTGACCCGCTCAATCTGTCAGCAACGGAACAGCGTGCGCTGGTGGTCTTTATGCGGGCCCTAACCGATACGGCCGGGACACAGCGGCGGTAG
- a CDS encoding alkaline phosphatase PhoX produces MRTVRFSSALLAAASCALLAACGDDSSSTEAPVIAPVALKNQSVTPALLKSLVSGVEIYSLVSSDDQLTGSPSFRFGGSADGAGFIRNVDGTFTMLTNHEDNFAVSRIRFDKDLKPISGDYVVNSTAGRYRLCSASLATVEEHGFSAFLTAGESGEESQILAVDPTGPANTPRYLTGMGRWSAENAVPLSKAAFPNRTVVVIGDDDSGTEGGQVAMYLSNTVGDLDNGNLYVLARTDNNIRERDMVVGQTYQVQFRQVENQKSLSGRQIQQASVTLNAIRFARVEDLDYRKGSAANNREIYFVATGQNNTGVNADYSRSKYGRAYRLRLDANNPLVGTLEVIADGDDKSPTNAARIFQNLDNVYVGTNFAYFQEDDNGYGDETHDAYIYQYNIATRELKPVLEMDHRRTEADAALYNAVGARPAGKAGWEFGAMLDVSTELGQNNTFVIALQPHSWRADKYRGIDGGTLRPNENQASMMVIVKGLPR; encoded by the coding sequence ATGCGTACTGTCCGCTTTTCGTCTGCATTGCTGGCCGCCGCCAGCTGTGCGTTGCTCGCCGCCTGCGGCGATGACTCCTCGTCTACTGAAGCGCCCGTGATTGCTCCGGTGGCGCTCAAGAATCAGTCCGTCACGCCGGCGCTGCTCAAGTCGCTGGTGTCGGGTGTGGAGATCTATAGCCTCGTCAGCTCTGACGACCAGCTCACGGGCTCTCCTTCGTTCCGTTTCGGTGGCTCGGCCGATGGCGCGGGATTCATCCGCAATGTAGACGGCACGTTTACCATGCTGACGAATCACGAAGACAACTTTGCGGTATCTCGCATCCGCTTTGACAAGGACTTGAAGCCGATCTCCGGCGACTATGTCGTGAACTCCACTGCTGGCCGGTACCGCCTCTGCTCAGCCTCGCTGGCGACCGTGGAAGAGCATGGCTTCAGTGCCTTCCTCACCGCTGGTGAAAGTGGTGAAGAGTCACAGATTCTCGCCGTGGATCCGACGGGCCCGGCCAATACGCCGCGGTACCTTACGGGTATGGGCCGTTGGAGTGCGGAGAACGCTGTACCACTTTCCAAAGCAGCCTTCCCGAATCGCACCGTGGTGGTGATTGGTGATGACGACTCGGGCACGGAAGGCGGACAGGTCGCGATGTACCTGTCGAACACCGTTGGCGATCTGGACAACGGCAACCTGTATGTGCTGGCGCGCACGGACAACAACATCCGCGAGCGTGATATGGTGGTTGGCCAGACGTATCAGGTGCAGTTTCGGCAGGTGGAGAACCAGAAGTCGCTCAGCGGCCGTCAGATTCAGCAGGCCAGCGTCACGCTCAATGCCATCCGCTTTGCTCGTGTTGAAGACCTCGACTACCGCAAGGGGTCAGCGGCCAACAATCGCGAGATCTACTTCGTGGCCACGGGCCAGAACAACACTGGCGTGAACGCCGACTATAGCCGCAGCAAGTACGGCCGCGCGTACCGCTTGCGCCTCGACGCCAACAATCCGCTGGTGGGAACGCTGGAAGTGATTGCTGATGGCGATGACAAGTCGCCCACGAACGCTGCGCGTATCTTCCAGAACCTCGATAACGTGTATGTTGGCACCAATTTCGCGTACTTCCAGGAAGACGACAACGGCTACGGCGACGAGACGCACGACGCGTACATCTACCAGTACAACATCGCGACGCGTGAGCTGAAGCCGGTACTGGAAATGGACCACCGCCGCACGGAGGCCGATGCCGCGCTGTACAACGCGGTGGGCGCTCGTCCCGCGGGCAAGGCCGGCTGGGAGTTCGGTGCGATGCTTGATGTGTCAACGGAGCTTGGGCAGAACAATACGTTCGTGATTGCGTTGCAGCCGCACTCGTGGCGCGCCGACAAGTACCGCGGCATTGACGGCGGCACTCTCCGTCCGAACGAAAACCAGGCCAGCATGATGGTCATCGTGAAGGGATTGCCCCGCTAA